In Corynebacterium sp. P4-C1, the sequence ACCCGCTGCGCGTCAAACGGCCACCTGACCGTCGGCGGCCTAGTCATGCTCGCGTGCCAGTCTTATTCGCAGTTCGAGCAGTTCACCGGTGTCCCCGCTCCGCGCGAAGAAATGCGCGAAGCCCTCTTCCGCCACGTCGGTTGGGTGGCACCCACTGGAGTGACGCGGAAGAACCGGTAGTAGCGGTGAAGCCGGTAGAGCCCTGGAACTCCGCCACTGCTTCGCTAGATAGCGCCGTTGCGCATTAGAGTGCGCACCCCGCCTGTGCGGTCGGGCGGCCACTGTTCTAGGTTGAGCGTCATGGGGGAGATCTCGGTGGGGGCCGTTGCCGTGAGCTCGGTGTTGTGCGCGGCGGCGGCGATCTGGACGGTGGCGCTCATCGCGGTGGACGCGGAAGAACGTCGGCTGCCGGACGTGTGGACTTTGCCGGTGGCGGGTGCCGCGGCCGCCGCGTGCGTCGCCGTGCCGGCAGGGGCGGCCGGGCTCGTCTGGCCGCTGGCGTACGCGGTTGCTGGAAGGGGAATTGGCGGGGGAGACGTGAAGTTGGCGGTGCCGCTGGGGGTGGTGCTCGCGCTTCTTGGGGGAGTCGGCGCTGTTCTCGCCGGAATGTTTCTGGCCAGCATGTTCACTGTTCTGGTGCTGTTGGCCCGGCGGAAGAAGACGATGGCGCACGGGCCGTCTATGCTCGCCGCGGCATGGCTGGTGGGTATTGCTAGCACTTTCCTGTCACCGGTATGAGACAATGCCTCCATGCTTCGTTGGACTACCGCAGGTGAATCCCACGGT encodes:
- a CDS encoding prepilin peptidase, with the translated sequence MGEISVGAVAVSSVLCAAAAIWTVALIAVDAEERRLPDVWTLPVAGAAAAACVAVPAGAAGLVWPLAYAVAGRGIGGGDVKLAVPLGVVLALLGGVGAVLAGMFLASMFTVLVLLARRKKTMAHGPSMLAAAWLVGIASTFLSPV